A single Cannabis sativa cultivar Pink pepper isolate KNU-18-1 chromosome 7, ASM2916894v1, whole genome shotgun sequence DNA region contains:
- the LOC133039780 gene encoding uncharacterized protein LOC133039780 encodes MVIGERSWDVELLNDMFEERDINLIRSIQLSQTRDIDGWCWNMEPSGFYSVKSAYKVLQASKGNWLFLQDDTCWKNLSKLPIPPKVHHFLWKACSGCLPTKVQLQSKHVNVDLLCPFCNMHVETIFHVLLDCSVKLPPAAGVEIDFGSWVCALFDGCREEVVTFQAVVVGVNQMLLRSRWGCVTPEIAEVIGIKEALSWIKRKGWEKVVVESDALVVVQAINSSIQMPSQFGLLVEDCCTYNELNAPSFLCDIVKAEAY; translated from the exons ttagaagCATTCAACTTAGTCAAACTCGGGATATTGATGGTTGGTGTTGGAACATGGAGCCTTCGGGGTTCTATTCGGTCAAAAGCGCCTATAAAGTTCTTCAAGCTTCAAAAGGAAATTGGCTATTTTTGCAAGATGATACTTGCTGGAAGAATTTATCGAAGTTACCTATTCCACCCAAAGTTCATCATTTCTTGTGGAAAGCTTGTTCAGGATGTCTTCCAACGAAGGTACAACTTCAATCCAAGCATGTTAATGTTGATCTCTTGTGCCCTTTTTGCAATATGCATGTTGAGACAATATTTCATGTACTTTTGGACTGCTCTGTCAAACTACCACCGGCTGCTGGTGTGGAGATTGATTTTGGCAGCTGGGTTTGTGCTCTATTCGATGGCTGCCGTGAGGAAGTG GTGACATTTCAAGCAGTAGTTGTTGGCGTAAACCAGATGCTTTTACGGTCAAG GTGGGGTTGTGTAACTCCTGAAATTGCAGAAGTCATTGGCATCAAGGAGGCTTTGAGTTGGATAAAGCGTAAAGGTTGGGAGAAAGTGGTTGTCGAGTCAGATGCTTTGGTTGTGGTTCAAGCAATTAATAGTTCAATCCAAATGCCATCCCAATTTGGTTTATTGGTTGAGGACT GTTGTACGTATAATGAGCTTAATGCTCCGTCTTTCTTGTGTGACATTGTTAAGGCTGAGGCCTATTAA